TTCTACCATTTCAATGCTaatcaaacacccaaaaaaaacaactgttttttttcccttctctttcttgcatttaaaaaaaaaaaatcattttcattcTAATCAAACAGACCCTAACATGCAGATGCTTTGTTGAAACAGTTAGAGGTAGAAGAAGGCCAAAAGCTTTATTATGTAACAAGAATATTATACTCCCCCTTAGTCACACGTGTGTTTCTTCTACTATATATACAGAAAGTCGGTTGAAACAAGGCAAACACAACACATTTGCACAGCATGGCTAATTCTCTAACCATCTGCTTTTTAGTATTcctgttgtgtgtgtgtgcagaCGGAGCTAGGCAAGTAGGTTATACAATCAACACCAACAATGGCAGGTTGCTATGGTCCTCGGATTCCGATGTTGGTATCTGCAAATCAATGGTGGAGACACAAGGTTACTCTTGTGAAGAGCACACCGTATGATACGTCACCGAACAATATTCTTTGTCATTTGTTTTATAGTGTTGAACTATGACATTTACGGATCGAATACATACGTGTCTTTTCTGAGTCTCAGGTAACAACAACGGATGGATATATTCTTAGTTTACAGAGGATTCCGGCAGGGAGGTCTGGCGTGAGAGCAGACAAACCTCCTGTTCTTTTGCAGCATGGGTTGTTGGTAGTAAGTAACCTTCTCCATTCTACAATGTCTAGTTGTTACGTACGTTTGGATCATAATTTACACGGGAATATTTGTAAAATGAGTTGGGGAACAAGTTGATGATAAACGCAGCTTCTtcccttcattttctttttgtcttttcaaaCTCAGCCTCTTCCCATGAGtgcaattttaaatttaatgtaACCCTCCATTTTATTGGTTGAAACAGTGTCGATCCCACCAcatgatgtcatgcttatcccTGCAATACagtttttggtaagcatgacatcactttgtagtgggatccacactatttcaaccaataagaaggagggtaatgttcatcctcttaagtggagggtgaacaaaactcaccTCTCTTCCCATACATATAAAACACATATGCTGAACCTTAACCATTTGACAATGTAAAGTTTCTTGTTTTGTTGCAGGATGCTACAACATGGCTGGTGAACACCCCAGATCAATCCTTGGCATTCATTTTGGCTGATAATGGATACGATGTTTGGCTTGCTAACACCCGGGGGACTAAATATAGCAGTGGACACACATCGCTTAGTCCCAGTGATCCGGTTCTCTTCATCTTAATGACTGTGCGGAGTTCATGAGAAAACACATTTTTGTAAACTTGTTCTGATGTTTGTTCCATAATTCGTAGGCTTACTGGGATTGGTCGTGGGATGAATTGGCCGCTTATGATCTTCCTGCTTCAGTCCAATTTGTTCATGGCCAAACAGGCCAGAATCTGCACTATGTTGGTCACTCCTTGGTATGATATCCTTGTTTTCTCTACAATATTTAGTTTATGATATAgttttcagaagaaaaaaattcagaaaaaagatTTTTGCTAAGATTTTGTGTTTTGATGCCTCCTTCTTAGGGAACTTTGATGGCTCTAGCTGCTTTTTCCAGACAGCAGTCACTGAACATGATAAGATCAGCTGCTTTGTTATCTCCTGTAGCTTACCTGGATCGGATCACCACACTTCTTGGAAAAGCTGCTGCTTTTTCTATGATAGGCGACGTAACGATCAATATCTTCTACCATACTTTGACTTCAAATTGAGATAAAAACCTTTCCCATGGCGTTCTTATTGTTCGTTTTTTCTTGACAGGTCTTGTACCGATTGGGCGGCGATGAATTCATTCCAGGAGGGTGAGAAACTGCACCTGACAATTTTAACAGAATTACCTGCACATATCTCGATTAAACCCTTTTATTGGCTGCTGGTCTCGCGGTTGAAGTTTTGTGCTGATGGCTCCACCAACATATGTGGGCTCTTATCTAACCCATTATAAACAGTTCAGTTCAATCTAGACATTGTCAATCGGACAACGTGTACAAGCCTTATTGTGTTCTACTATCATATCTTCTTGACCATTTTAGATTCCCACTGTTACCCAAAATCTAACTTCTTTTACCGAGCAGGGATGCATTAACCAAATTTGCAAATGGGATTTGCAACATAATGAACATCGATTGTTCCTCACTAACGTCTGTTTTTGCCGGTAACATTAATCTCATGACCTACTTGTTTCATCTGCACTTAGGGAAAGATATTCATATCTAGTGCTAATTAACTTTTGTAATTTGCTGTAAATAGGCCCGCCTTGCTGTATTAGTCCCTCCACCATGGACGCGGTTGCTAACTATGGACTTCAGCCAACAGCAACCAAGAACATGCTCCATTTAGCACAGAGTAAGTTTCAAGAAGATTTATTTTCCCACAGCCGTGGACTGCTTTCAATGTATGAGTGATTGAACTTTGCCTGAATTGAAGACCTCTTAAGCAACCAACTAGTCCGGCTATTCAGTTGCGCAAAAGTTTCTAAACCTTTTACAAATAGCTGTTATAAGTACTTGAAGCTGTTTGATAGTGTATCAGATTGCAATGAATCTCAACTTCCGAGAATTTCGGTTTAACGTTTGGATCAAATCATGATGGAAATAACTAGACAGTCTTTTGGGTTGAGGGAAAGATGAACAGGGAAGGAAAAATGTGTGTTATCCTCGTTCACTAGCAAGAATGGCTCTAAATCTTTACTTTGTGATCTGTGGTTCTTGTGCAGTGGTTCGACAAGGGACCATAGCAATGTACGATTATGGAAGCAAAGATGACAACAACGAACACTACGGGCAGCCCACACCTCCGGTGTACAACATGGCAAGCATCCCAAATGACCTTCCTCTTTTCCTTGCCTATGGAGGGCAGGACTACCTTTCGGATCCCGCGGATGTGCAGACACTGATAGGCACTCTTAACAATCATGATGCCGATAAGCTTGTTGTACACTACACGGAGGAGTATGCACATATGGATTTCATTCTGGCCGGAAATGCGAATCAAGTTGTGTATGATCCTATCATGGGCTTCTTCAGTCTCAACTGAGAGCATTTGTCACGGAACACCGAAAATAGACGGATGCGAATACTATTATGAATTTTCAAACATAATTGGTATGTAGCGAGGTTGTTGGATGGGTTACTTGCAACAATTTTATGTGCTGGGCCAGCATTTACATAactaaatatgaaaaaaaatataatttctgttctttgttcttttagttgtgtttgaattaattttttttttatattaaaccAAGTGGTGTTTGATTGCACTTTAGGTTATTTTGGGTGGTTGTTCTCCCTTGCTGGTCCTCTGTTTGGGTTTTGTAGGCACATACTGTGGTGTGGTGGTTCTGCTCGACCTTCTCAGATCTTTTCTCCGTCACCCTAGCTCCGTGGTACTTGTACCAAGGCATAGGGTGGTTGGCTATCATACGCCTCTCTGACGAGCAAGTCAATACACAGGAGAGGAAGGGAGAGTATTTTTGTGAGGTGTGAGAACGCACCTTTCTTAGGGCACCTCctctcctatttatagactAACTAATGTATTTGCTAACCAAGCTAGGTGTGCCTAGCACGTGCCTGTGACGTCACATGTAACCGCTTTAGCTTGGTGACGCATGGCTCATGctagccctagcttccggaatgtTCTAGAAGCCCCCAGAATCAGCTGGAAGGAATTCCGCGCGGATCTTTAGCCTAGCTCGGGCTGACCCGAAGGGACGATCCACGGGTTTACACCGGGGCTGCTTAGACCGAAGTACCATTCGGCTCGGCCCATCTCCGTTCAACCCAACCCAATAAACTCTGGGCTTGCATGTAGCTTAGGCCCAAACCAAACGTGTGGGCTCGGCCCAAGCCACCTGTGCCATCAGCCTATCACTACACTGTGGTCCAACCCATGGCACAGTCGGGTTCGGCCCACCACAGGCACCTTGCCAATTCAACAAGGTGACCGATCAAAAACAGTTATCCTCTTCCTAGGATCAACGACTTGTTTGATCATTTGAGAGGTTCGCGATGCTAATTATAATATAGAAACCACTTGCTACGTGATCGTGGGATAAGTGGGAAATGGTTTATGACTTAGAAAACATTGATAGCCGATTTCTAGTGGTGTGAACGCatggttttaaaaaatatatctaAAACAAACAGACCTAATTTTCCAGATGGGTGGGAAAATGTTTCAAAAAGTTTCTAGCAGATGGCAATAGAATTGTTTCTTTTCTCAATATTTATGTGGTGTAGTCATATATCGCACTTTGGCTTATTCCTGTTggaaaaaatatgcaaaattttCCATAAGTAAATCACGAAGGATGGCACTCCAAAACACaaaggaaagtggctttggagttgcactgattttggagtacctgcatcaatttttagagtgtcaatatcatttcccgAAATAAAATATGGTCAAGAGCAAAATTGGGGCAgccattttctctctttcttggaGCTATTTGAAGCAGTTATTTCGGATCCTTGGGGCTGTTTTAATCTCTGCTTTTGGGCTCTCCATTTCGGCTATTTTGGAGGGCTTTGGTTCATCTAAATTTGGTGAGGTCTTTCCTCTTTGAATTTGGAGTTTGTTAGATACACTTTAGGGTGTTTGTGAGATCTTGTATCTCTTGTAAACCCATTTGTAAGAACATTTATTGATAGTAGAA
The sequence above is drawn from the Rhododendron vialii isolate Sample 1 chromosome 6a, ASM3025357v1 genome and encodes:
- the LOC131330540 gene encoding triacylglycerol lipase 2-like isoform X1, which produces METEKGRNSTSILITVFLLCVCADGARQVGYTINTNNGRLLWSSDSDVGICKSMVETQGYSCEEHTVTTTDGYILSLQRIPAGRSGVRADKPPVLLQHGLLVDATTWLVNTPDQSLAFILADNGYDVWLANTRGTKYSSGHTSLSPSDPAYWDWSWDELAAYDLPASVQFVHGQTGQNLHYVGHSLGTLMALAAFSRQQSLNMIRSAALLSPVAYLDRITTLLGKAAAFSMIGDVLYRLGGDEFIPGGDALTKFANGICNIMNIDCSSLTSVFAGPPCCISPSTMDAVANYGLQPTATKNMLHLAQMVRQGTIAMYDYGSKDDNNEHYGQPTPPVYNMASIPNDLPLFLAYGGQDYLSDPADVQTLIGTLNNHDADKLVVHYTEEYAHMDFILAGNANQVVYDPIMGFFSLN